From a region of the Pseudodesulfovibrio senegalensis genome:
- a CDS encoding glutamine--tRNA ligase/YqeY domain fusion protein, whose amino-acid sequence MSNQPEAPAKGKDFIRQIIDRDLEDGKYGNRVHTRFPPEPNGYLHIGHAKSICLNFGVAAEYGGKCNLRLDDTNPVKEDTEYVDSIREDVRWLGFDWEDRQFFASDYYQFFYDVAELFIRMGRAYVDNLSADEIREYRGTLKSPGKNSPYRDRSVEENLELFRSMRDGKFEDGTCVLRAKIDMASPNVVLRDPALYRIKHAHHHRTGDTWCIYPMYDFAHCLSDAFENVTHSICTLEFENNRPLYDWVLDTLLEGIKDETLFADCPEFLAELKAHPGFAARPYQYEFARLNITGTVLSKRKLIQLVQEGHVSGWDDPRMPTICGFRRRGYTPESIRDFCERIGVAKADSTVESALLEHCLRQDLNERAPRYLGVLNPLKVVIENYPEDQEDVFEMPLHPEDESMGTRKVPFGKEIYIERDDFMEDPPKKFFRMGPGREVRLRFAYYVTCTDVIKDENGEVVELRCTYDPETKGGWSKDGRKVKGTMHWVSAKHAIPAEIRLFDKLFTVDNPNAAKDGKTFIDYINPDSLNVLTHCLVEPALAEMQPGTNFQFERTGYFCTDLRDHTPGEKLVFNRTATLRDSWAKIQKQMKK is encoded by the coding sequence ATGAGCAATCAGCCCGAAGCCCCGGCAAAAGGCAAGGATTTCATCCGCCAGATCATCGACCGTGATCTTGAAGACGGCAAATACGGCAATCGCGTGCACACGCGCTTTCCGCCCGAACCCAACGGCTACCTGCACATCGGGCACGCCAAGTCCATCTGCCTGAACTTCGGCGTGGCCGCCGAATACGGGGGCAAGTGCAACCTGCGCCTGGACGACACCAACCCGGTCAAGGAAGACACCGAATACGTGGATTCCATCCGCGAGGACGTGCGCTGGCTCGGGTTCGATTGGGAAGACCGCCAGTTCTTCGCTTCGGACTACTACCAATTTTTCTACGACGTGGCCGAACTGTTCATCCGCATGGGCCGCGCCTACGTGGACAACCTCAGCGCGGACGAAATCCGCGAGTACCGGGGCACGCTGAAGAGCCCGGGCAAGAACTCGCCCTACCGCGACCGCAGCGTGGAGGAAAACCTCGAGCTGTTCCGCTCCATGCGCGACGGCAAATTCGAGGACGGCACCTGTGTGCTGCGCGCCAAGATCGACATGGCCTCGCCCAACGTGGTGCTGCGCGACCCCGCGCTCTACCGCATCAAGCACGCCCATCATCACCGCACCGGCGACACATGGTGCATCTATCCCATGTACGATTTCGCGCACTGTCTTTCGGACGCGTTCGAAAACGTGACCCACTCCATCTGCACGCTGGAATTCGAAAACAACCGCCCGCTCTACGACTGGGTGCTGGACACCCTGCTCGAAGGAATCAAGGACGAGACCCTGTTTGCGGACTGCCCGGAATTTCTGGCAGAACTCAAGGCCCATCCCGGCTTTGCCGCGCGGCCGTACCAGTACGAGTTCGCCAGGCTGAACATCACCGGTACCGTGCTTTCCAAACGCAAGCTCATCCAGCTGGTGCAGGAAGGTCACGTAAGCGGCTGGGACGATCCGCGCATGCCCACCATCTGCGGCTTCCGCAGACGCGGCTACACCCCGGAATCCATCCGCGATTTCTGCGAACGCATCGGCGTGGCCAAGGCAGACTCCACCGTGGAATCCGCGCTGCTGGAGCACTGCCTGCGTCAGGACCTCAACGAGCGTGCACCCCGGTATCTGGGCGTACTCAACCCGCTCAAGGTGGTCATCGAGAACTATCCCGAAGATCAGGAAGACGTTTTCGAAATGCCCCTGCACCCGGAAGACGAATCCATGGGCACGCGCAAAGTTCCGTTCGGCAAGGAAATCTACATTGAACGGGACGATTTCATGGAAGACCCGCCCAAGAAGTTCTTCCGCATGGGACCGGGCCGCGAAGTTCGTCTGCGTTTTGCCTACTATGTGACCTGCACGGACGTGATCAAGGACGAAAACGGCGAAGTGGTTGAACTGCGCTGCACCTATGACCCGGAAACCAAGGGCGGCTGGTCCAAGGACGGACGCAAAGTCAAGGGCACCATGCACTGGGTTTCGGCCAAGCATGCGATACCCGCGGAAATCCGCCTGTTCGACAAGCTCTTTACCGTGGACAATCCCAATGCGGCCAAAGACGGCAAAACCTTCATCGACTACATCAACCCGGATTCCCTGAACGTGCTCACCCACTGCCTTGTGGAACCCGCGCTGGCCGAGATGCAACCCGGCACCAACTTCCAGTTCGAGCGCACCGGCTATTTTTGTACGGACCTGCGCGACCATACGCCGGGTGAAAAGCTGGTCTTCAACAGGACCGCCACCCTGCGCGACTCCTGGGCCAAGATCCAGAAACAGATGAAGAAGTAA
- a CDS encoding LysE family translocator, translating into MFDTTQLLMFIGASLVLAITPGPDVLYVLTRGITQGRKAALFAACGFNIGVIAHTLFAVVGLSAILRTSAVAYQCVKYAGAAYLIYIGIQTIRSRKGADAEQKVDVISPKAIFKQTIIANILNPKVALFFLAFLPQFVTPTGASPELQMLVLGGLFMASGFAVFSMVALFSGLIGDKLRSNPRFEPRMKTAAGSVLVLLGLSLALPENN; encoded by the coding sequence ATGTTCGACACAACGCAATTGCTCATGTTCATCGGCGCGTCGCTGGTGCTGGCCATCACGCCGGGGCCGGACGTGCTCTACGTGCTCACCCGGGGCATAACGCAGGGCCGCAAGGCCGCGCTGTTCGCAGCCTGCGGCTTCAACATCGGCGTTATCGCCCACACCCTGTTCGCGGTGGTGGGCCTCAGCGCCATTCTGCGCACCTCGGCCGTGGCCTACCAGTGCGTCAAATACGCCGGGGCCGCCTATCTCATCTACATCGGCATCCAGACCATCCGCAGCCGCAAGGGAGCGGACGCCGAGCAGAAGGTGGACGTAATCAGCCCCAAGGCCATCTTCAAGCAGACCATCATCGCCAACATCCTCAATCCCAAGGTAGCCCTGTTCTTTCTGGCCTTCCTGCCCCAGTTCGTCACGCCCACCGGGGCCAGCCCCGAATTGCAGATGCTGGTGCTGGGCGGCCTGTTCATGGCCTCGGGATTTGCGGTCTTCAGCATGGTGGCCCTGTTCTCGGGGTTGATCGGCGACAAATTGCGCAGCAATCCGCGCTTTGAACCGCGCATGAAAACAGCGGCGGGCAGCGTTCTGGTGCTGCTGGGCCTGAGTCTGGCCCTGCCGGAAAACAATTAG